A single region of the Elizabethkingia sp. JS20170427COW genome encodes:
- a CDS encoding DMT family transporter, giving the protein MLKNKSENLNLGILYVIAGASSYGMLATIVKTAYKKGFSTAEVTIAQYVIGILCLLLLTSLSKRKVKLLPNERMQLLLAGVSFGLTSVLYYISISFINASIAVVLLMQSVWIGVVIEAIKTKTFPNLKKIIAVIMVLLGTLLATNALASGMGNLDVRGLIFGFLAAISFSLVLFSTNSVATHLPPAKRSLYMLYGGSFVVVVLSLLTQILPYYLGIQLVPDSFVSAKALDLSLLLNWGIPIALFGTVIPPLMFNKGFPLTGIGLGSILSAFELPVSIAVAFLMLGEIINPTQWLGVVIILTAIVLLNVNFKKKLAH; this is encoded by the coding sequence ATGTTGAAAAATAAGTCAGAAAACCTGAACCTTGGTATTTTGTACGTAATTGCAGGGGCATCTAGTTATGGGATGCTAGCAACTATTGTAAAGACAGCCTATAAAAAAGGATTTTCCACCGCTGAAGTAACCATTGCCCAGTATGTAATCGGGATTTTATGTCTGCTTTTATTAACAAGCTTAAGCAAAAGAAAGGTAAAATTACTACCTAATGAGCGTATGCAATTGTTATTGGCAGGAGTAAGCTTTGGCCTAACGAGCGTGTTGTATTATATTTCTATTAGTTTCATCAATGCTTCGATAGCTGTGGTATTATTAATGCAATCGGTATGGATAGGAGTAGTTATAGAGGCGATTAAGACCAAAACTTTCCCGAATTTAAAAAAAATAATTGCCGTAATAATGGTGCTTTTGGGTACTTTATTAGCAACCAATGCTTTAGCTTCAGGAATGGGTAATTTGGATGTTCGTGGTCTTATTTTTGGTTTTTTAGCAGCGATATCTTTTAGCTTGGTGTTGTTTTCAACCAACTCGGTGGCAACGCACTTACCTCCAGCCAAACGGAGTTTATATATGTTGTACGGTGGGTCTTTTGTGGTGGTTGTTTTATCTCTACTTACCCAGATATTGCCTTACTATTTAGGAATACAATTGGTTCCCGATAGCTTTGTAAGTGCTAAAGCTTTAGATTTATCTTTATTATTGAATTGGGGGATTCCGATAGCTCTCTTTGGTACGGTGATCCCACCACTTATGTTTAATAAAGGTTTTCCTTTAACAGGAATAGGTTTAGGAAGTATTCTTTCTGCTTTTGAACTTCCTGTTTCCATAGCGGTAGCCTTTTTAATGTTGGGAGAAATCATCAACCCTACTCAATGGTTAGGAGTGGTAATTATCCTTACGGCGATTGTACTTTTAAATGTGAACTTCAAGAAGAAACTAGCTCACTAA
- a CDS encoding MFS transporter yields the protein MNANSAHSNTAKRWILISLMCTMMLAAMDTTIVSTAIPQIVGELGDFEKFSWVFSIYLLAQTITIPVYEKLADLYSRKPILLVGSSLFLLSSLACGFSWDMSSLITFRGIQGLGAGSIMATVNTLAGDLYSVKERGKVQDWFSSVWGMAAIIGPTLGGAFAEYISWRWIFLINLPIGIVAIFLLIKFLHEIPPKGKPNIDYLGACCMLISGTLFIYTLNEGGHSWEWLSLKGLFLEICTLFMIGITLYVEKNLKNLSYPLGCGNIKLPFIAT from the coding sequence ATGAATGCAAATTCGGCTCATAGCAATACAGCAAAGAGATGGATACTTATTTCTCTAATGTGTACCATGATGCTAGCTGCTATGGATACGACGATTGTCTCAACCGCTATTCCGCAGATTGTGGGAGAACTTGGAGATTTTGAAAAATTCAGCTGGGTATTTTCTATTTATCTTCTAGCTCAAACCATTACCATTCCTGTTTATGAAAAGCTTGCAGACTTATACAGCAGAAAACCTATTTTACTAGTAGGCTCTTCCTTATTTTTACTCAGCTCTCTAGCTTGTGGGTTTTCTTGGGATATGAGCTCACTAATAACCTTTAGAGGAATACAAGGCTTAGGTGCAGGATCCATTATGGCAACGGTGAATACCCTAGCAGGAGATCTCTATTCTGTAAAAGAGAGAGGAAAAGTGCAAGATTGGTTCTCCAGTGTTTGGGGAATGGCTGCAATTATCGGCCCTACTTTAGGAGGTGCTTTTGCCGAATATATTTCATGGAGATGGATTTTCCTCATCAATTTACCCATAGGGATTGTAGCCATTTTCCTATTGATAAAATTCTTACATGAAATTCCTCCTAAAGGAAAACCTAATATCGATTATTTAGGTGCTTGCTGTATGCTTATTTCAGGAACTTTATTTATCTATACCCTAAACGAAGGCGGACATTCTTGGGAATGGCTTTCACTCAAAGGTTTATTTTTAGAAATCTGCACATTATTCATGATAGGCATTACCTTATATGTTGAAAAAAATCTAAAGAACCTATCCTACCCACTTGGGTGTGGAAACATAAAGTTACCCTTTATTGCAACTTAG